The Fervidobacterium gondwanense DSM 13020 sequence AAGGATGTTATTCATAAGATTATGAAAATGCTATGTCATGATCAATGAGTAAATTTGGAAAATTAAAATGACTAATATTGACAGAAACAATAGTAATAATGATTTTCTTGCTAAATCCCCTCCGAGAGGGGAGGGGATTTCAAACACATATCTTGCGTCTCAAATTAGCCATTTCAAGAGCTGCCATCGCAGCTTCAAACCCTTTATTGCCACTTTTTATACCAGCTCTATTAAGTGCTTGCTCAACAGTTTCTGTTGTGATGACTCCAAAGGTTATGGGCATGTTAGAATTCATATTGAACTGAGCTACTGCTTTTCCTATTTCGTTTGCAACGATATTGAAGTGATATGTGTCGCCCTGAATAACAGCCGCAAGAACAATGATTGCATCATATTTATCACTCTTTGTAAGCAAGTTTAGAGTGTATATAACTTCCAGACTTCCAGGAACTCTTACCACTTCAATGTCGTTCTCGTCTACACCGTGACGCAAAAGGCAGTCAAGTGCACCTTCCAATAATCTTTCTGTTACCGTCGAATTGAATCTCGAAACCACTATTCCAAATTTGAGACCTTTACCATCGTAGTGACCTTCAAATGTTTTTAGTGTCATAGTAACACCCCTTTCGAATGAATATCACAGTTTTATATCGTGCTTAAATCTAACTTTCTTAGTTAAGAGATATTTGATATTGAACTCGTTTACCTCTCCATATAGATTGATCACATCTTCGACAATAATTCCATATCTTTCTAATTCTTGCTTCTTACGAGGATTGTTGGTCAGAAGCTTTAATCTATCGATATGGAGACTCTTTAATATCTGATACGCTGCGCTGTATTCACGTTCATCTGGTTTCCTACCGATTTCAACATTCGCATCGTATGTATCAAGTCCGGTATCTTGAAGTCGGTAAGCTTCTATCTTTCTCGAAATGCCAATTCCTCGTCCTTCTTGGCGTAAGTATATTAGTACTCCGCCATTATCAGCAATAGCTTTTAAAGCCTTTTCCAATTGCGAACCGCAGTCACATCTTAAAGAGCTTAAACAATCACCTGTTACACACTCTGAATGGATTCTGACAAGCGGGGTTCTATCACGCCAGTCTTTGATAATAGCAAAGTGTTCTTTGTGATCAAGTGTGTTGTTGAAAGAAATAATTTCGAAGATTCCATATTTTGTAGGTAGCTTTGCTCGTGCAAGTGGATTAATTAACTGCGTATTTTTCACATACATTTCCCATACATCCTGGATATCTAGCACGAGCAACCCGTATTTTTCGGATAGTGTATACAGATAATCTATATTATGTGATTCACCGTCTAAGTCTAAAATCTCGATTATGACTGAATATGGCTTAAACCCTGAAAGTCTCACAAGCTCTACAGATGCTTCACTATGTCCTTTTCTAATCGGAAACTCCTTTGCTCCTATAACCGTCACATGACCTGGATACTTGAATTCTGAAAGATCTAATTTTTCATCTGAGAACATTCTACAACTTAGAGCTCTTTCACAAGCTGGAATACCAGTTTTATACCTACTTGATGAATCAATATAATCGATAGGTATGAAGTAATTACCACCGAAATTCGACGGTAATCTAAAGAATCCTCTCTTGAGTAATGCTTCTTCTGGTCCAACGACACAAAGCAATCCTTTACCGACGGTAGTTATGAAATTCATAACTTCAGTGGTGCATATCTCAGCAGGAAAGATAAAATCTCCTTCGATCTCTCTTTCACTGTCTATCAAAATTACTGGCTTGCCTTGTAAGAATTGGTCCCTAACTTTTGAGAGCAATTCTTCTAAAGTTCTAAATTGTCTTTGTAGAGTTCTTTCTTCCACTCTAAACACCTCCAAGTGTATTTCGCCAAGATATCGATTTCATAATTGACTTCTTCGCCTGATTTCAGATATTTGAGATTAGTATTTTCATATGTGTGGGGTATAACTTGGATACTGAACGTGTCAATGGAAACAGATGCAATTGTCAAACTTATCCCGTTCAACGTTATCGCCCCCTTATTCACAATTCCCCAGTACTCCTTAGGTAAAGAAAAATACATATAAATCGTGTTAGAAACTCTATTCTTTAAGACGAATCTAACCATTCCGTCAACGTGCCCAGTTACATAGTGGCCCGACAACCTATCACCGACTCTTATCGCTCTTTCAAGGTTGTAGTATCTTGATTTGCGAAGATTTGTCAATATTTGAGTTTCTTTTCCAACATCAAAGTATAGATATTGAGAATCTATCTTACTTACTGTCAAGCAAACACCATTTACCGAAATGCTTTCGCCCAAGATAACATCATCCCAACATTTTCTTAATCTTATAACATCTCCTAAGAATTCTCCCTGCTCAACTCTCTCTACAATTCCAGTGAACATCTTTTAATCACCACCATGAACTCTTTCTTGTCTTGAGAGACATTAAGCTTTGATATTTCAAAATCTTTGAATTGTTTACCTGAATCTTCCAATGAGTTGCTAATACATGAAAATACATATAAACCTTTCCCAAGTACTTTCAAAGCATAGAAGGCGTATATCTCGTCTGCAAAGTCTAAGAATTGCGAGAAAATCTCTGAGCCTCCTTCAACAAGTAGTGAGTTAATCTTAAGATTGTGCAGAGTTTCGAGAACAAATTCGGGTGTGATTTCTTCGGAATGTATAATTTGAAGTTTATCTTCAGATACTTTCAAACAGAATTTGTCTTTGCTTGATGTAAACAATATTACTTTACCAAAACCATGGTTATCAACTGTTTTGAATATGTTCAGGTCATGAAGATTCTTCAATTTTAAAATCCTACCTTCACGGTCTAAGACTACCTTTATTGGATTCAGGTATTTTGTATTTCCGGATACTCTTGTGTTTAAGTAAGGATTATCTTTCAAAATAGTATTCGCACCAACAAGTATAGCCATGTGTTCATGCCTTAGTTTGTGAACGATATTCTTCATGTTATTCGTGATCCATTTCGAGTTACCTTCCAAGTCTGCTATCTTTCCATCTAACGTTGCAGCGTACTTAAGTGTTACATATGGTATCTTCTTTGTCACAGATTTAATGAAGAATCTCATGATATCCTTAGCTTCTTCTTCCATGAGTCCAATTTGTACATCAATCCCAGCGTTCCTAAGTTTTGTTATACCATCACCACTTACAGGATTAGGATCACGCGTTGCTATTATGACCTTTGAAATACCGGCCTCGATTATTGCA is a genomic window containing:
- a CDS encoding riboflavin synthase, whose amino-acid sequence is MFTGIVERVEQGEFLGDVIRLRKCWDDVILGESISVNGVCLTVSKIDSQYLYFDVGKETQILTNLRKSRYYNLERAIRVGDRLSGHYVTGHVDGMVRFVLKNRVSNTIYMYFSLPKEYWGIVNKGAITLNGISLTIASVSIDTFSIQVIPHTYENTNLKYLKSGEEVNYEIDILAKYTWRCLEWKKELYKDNLEL
- the ribD gene encoding bifunctional diaminohydroxyphosphoribosylaminopyrimidine deaminase/5-amino-6-(5-phosphoribosylamino)uracil reductase RibD, with amino-acid sequence MGQYGEFTKADYYYIKRALSLARKGVGYVNPNPPVGAVIVKGGEIIGSGYHRAYGQYHAERIAIMDAKSNGADLRGATMYVTLEPCDHYGKTPPCTDAIIEAGISKVIIATRDPNPVSGDGITKLRNAGIDVQIGLMEEEAKDIMRFFIKSVTKKIPYVTLKYAATLDGKIADLEGNSKWITNNMKNIVHKLRHEHMAILVGANTILKDNPYLNTRVSGNTKYLNPIKVVLDREGRILKLKNLHDLNIFKTVDNHGFGKVILFTSSKDKFCLKVSEDKLQIIHSEEITPEFVLETLHNLKINSLLVEGGSEIFSQFLDFADEIYAFYALKVLGKGLYVFSCISNSLEDSGKQFKDFEISKLNVSQDKKEFMVVIKRCSLEL
- the ribH gene encoding 6,7-dimethyl-8-ribityllumazine synthase, encoding MTLKTFEGHYDGKGLKFGIVVSRFNSTVTERLLEGALDCLLRHGVDENDIEVVRVPGSLEVIYTLNLLTKSDKYDAIIVLAAVIQGDTYHFNIVANEIGKAVAQFNMNSNMPITFGVITTETVEQALNRAGIKSGNKGFEAAMAALEMANLRRKICV
- a CDS encoding bifunctional 3,4-dihydroxy-2-butanone-4-phosphate synthase/GTP cyclohydrolase II, with product MEERTLQRQFRTLEELLSKVRDQFLQGKPVILIDSEREIEGDFIFPAEICTTEVMNFITTVGKGLLCVVGPEEALLKRGFFRLPSNFGGNYFIPIDYIDSSSRYKTGIPACERALSCRMFSDEKLDLSEFKYPGHVTVIGAKEFPIRKGHSEASVELVRLSGFKPYSVIIEILDLDGESHNIDYLYTLSEKYGLLVLDIQDVWEMYVKNTQLINPLARAKLPTKYGIFEIISFNNTLDHKEHFAIIKDWRDRTPLVRIHSECVTGDCLSSLRCDCGSQLEKALKAIADNGGVLIYLRQEGRGIGISRKIEAYRLQDTGLDTYDANVEIGRKPDEREYSAAYQILKSLHIDRLKLLTNNPRKKQELERYGIIVEDVINLYGEVNEFNIKYLLTKKVRFKHDIKL